Proteins co-encoded in one Salvia splendens isolate huo1 chromosome 4, SspV2, whole genome shotgun sequence genomic window:
- the LOC121801202 gene encoding calcium-dependent protein kinase 20-like, producing the protein MGNTCAGPNTGKNGFFQSMTAAIWKPKQGLPPPDQESVGSSNNNNKENSVKSDSAVQSTPPTQMVIAPEEPKKPETQPPKPEPTNTNDTTTAAAATTTTTTNNNNNNNNKQGDAAKQQNKPTQIKRVASAGLQVESVLQRKTENMKEKFTLGRKLGQGQFGTTFLCIEKGTNKEFACKTIAKRKLTTPEDVEDVRREIQIMHHLAGHPNVISIVGAFEDAVAVHVVMELCSGGELFDRIIQRGHYTERKAAELARIIVGVVQACHSLGVMHRDLKPENFLFVNQQEESPLQTIDFGLSAFFKPGETFIDVVGSPYYVAPEVLRKHYGQECDVWSAGVIIYILLCGVPPFWDESEQGIFEQVLKGELDFVSEPWPNISESAKDLVRKMLVRDPKKRLTAHQVLCHPWVQVGGVAPDKPLDSAVLSRLKQFSAMNKIKKIAIRVIAESLSEEEIAGLKEMFKMIDVDNSGHITLEELKKGLSRVGAHLKDSEIENLMQAADFDNSGTIDYREFVAAMLHLNKVQKEDHVYAAFSYFDKDGSGYITRDELQQVCEQFGIEDVHLDDIIGEVDKDNDGRIDYSEFVAMMQDSSFGSKVIQSSMSLGMKGS; encoded by the exons ATGGGGAATACATGCGCAGGCCCAAACACAGGGAAGAATGGATTCTTCCAATCCATGACCGCCGCCATCTGGAAGCCTAAGCAGGGCCTTCCGCCGCCGGATCAGGAATCCGTCGGCAGCAGCAATAACAATAACAAGGAAAACTCCGTCAAATCTGATTCAGCCGTCCAGAGCACCCCTCCCACGCAGATGGTCATCGCCCCCGAGGAGCCTAAGAAGCCGGAAACTCAACCGCCAAAGCCAGAGCCAACCAACACCAATGATACTACGACCGCTGCTGctgctactactactactactactaataataataataataataataataagcaAGGCGATGCGGCGAAACAGCAGAACAAGCCTACGCAAATAAAGAGAGTGGCCAGTGCAGGACTGCAGGTGGAGTCAGTTCTGCAGCGGAAAACGGAGAATATGAAGGAGAAGTTTACTCTTGGGAGGAAGCTAGGCCAAGGGCAATTTGGGACCACGTTCCTTTGCATCGAGAAGGGGACGAACAAGGAGTTCGCTTGCAAGACCATTGCTAAGAGGAAGCTGACGACGCCTGAGGACGTGGAGGATGTGAGGAGGGAGATTCAGATCATGCACCATTTGGCGGGGCATCCCAATGTGATCTCGATCGTGGGGGCCTTCGAGGATGCTGTGGCGGTTCATGTTGTGATGGAGCTTTGCTCTGGGGGGGAGCTCTTCGATAGGATCATTCAGAGGGGGCATTACACCGAGAGGAAGGCGGCTGAGCTGGCTAGGATAATAGTTGGTGTGGTGCAAGCTTGCCATTCTCTTGGAGTTATGCATAGAGACTTGAAACCTGAGAATTTCCTCTTTGTTAATCAGCAGGAGGAGTCGCCGCTTCAAACCATTGATTTTGGCCTCTCTGCTTTCTTCAAGCCAG GGGAAACATTCATTGATGTTGTCGGAAGCCCTTACTACGTTGCCCCAGAGGTACTGAGGAAGCATTATGGCCAAGAATGTGATGTTTGGAGTGCGGGAGTTATCATCTACATATTGCTATGTGGAGTTCCGCCATTTTGGGATG AATCGGAACAGGGAATTTTCGAGCAGGTTTTGAAAGGTGAACTTGACTTTGTTTCGGAACCCTGGCCTAACATATCTGAAAGTGCAAAAGATCTTGTCCGGAAAATGCTTGTACGAGACCCAAAGAAGAGGCTCACAGCTCATCAAGTTCTTT GCCATCCATGGGTACAAGTCGGTGGCGTTGCTCCTGATAAACCTCTTGATTCTGCTGTTCTAAGTCGTCTGAAGCAATTCTCTGCGATGAACAAGATCAAGAAGATTGCCATCAGA GTTATTGCCGAGAGCCTATCTGAGGAGGAAATTGCGGGACTAAAGGAAATGTTTAAAATGATCGATGTAGATAACAGTGGACACATCACCCTTGAAGAACTCAAGAAAGGGCTATCCAGAGTTGGAGCCCACCTCAAAGACTCAGAAATAGAGAATCTTATGCAAGCT GCTGATTTCGACAACAGTGGCACGATAGACTATCGGGAGTTTGTGGCAGCAATGTTGCACCTAAATAAGGTGCAGAAAGAGGATCATGTATACGCGGCCTTCTCGTATTTCGACAAAGATGGCAGCGGCTACATCACAAGGGATGAGCTCCAGCAGGTCTGCGAGCAATTCGGAATAGAAGATGTCCACCTGGACGACATCATCGGGGAAGTCGACAAAGACAAC GATGGGCGCATCGACTACAGCGAGTTCGTGGCGATGATGCAGGACAGCAGTTTCGGGAGCAAGGTAATACAGAGTAGCATGAGCTTGGGAATGAAGGGTTCTTAG